CGCCGCCGTTCAGATCACCGCGTCGCACAACCCCCCGTTGGACAACGGCTACAAGCTCTACGACGACAGCGCCATCCAGATCGTCCCGCCGGCCGACGCAGAGATCGAGGCCGCCATCGCCGGGGCCCCGGGCGCGGTGAGCGTGCCGCGTCAGGCCGGTGCGACCGTGCTCGGTGAGGAGGTGCTGGACGCCTACCTGGACCGCGTCGCCCAGGTGCCGCGGTCCACGGCGCGAGGTCTGCGGGTCGCCGCGACGGCGCTGCACGGGGTGGGGGCCGAGGTGCTGCGGGCGGCCCTGTCCCGGGCCGGGTTCACCGATGTGCACCTGGTCGCGGAGCAGTCCGATCCGGATCCGGACTTCCCGACGGTGTCGTTCCCCAATCCGGAGGAGCCGGGTGCGACTGACCTGCTGCTCGCGCTGGCCGCCGAAGTCGGCGCCGACCTCGCCATCGCGCTCGACCCCGACGCGGACCGGTGCGCGGTGGGCGTGCCGGACGCCGGCGGGCGGTGGCGGATGCTCCGCGGCGACGAGACCGGAGTGCTGCTGGGCGAGTACGTCCTGTCCACGACGACCAACCCGGATCCGCTGGTGGCAACGACGATCGTGTCCGCCGCCATGCTGGGGGACATCGCCCGGGCCCACGGCGCCCGGTACGCGGAGACCCTGACCGGGTTCAAGTGGCTGACCCGGTCCGGCGACGGCCTGGTGTTCGCCTACGAGGAGGCACTGGGGCTGTGCGTGAACCCCGATTTCGTGCGGGACAAGGACGGCATCGCCGCCGCCACCCTGGCGTGTGACCTCGCGGCGAAGCTGAAGGCGGAGGGCCGCTCGCTGCTGGACGAGCTGGATCGGCTGGCGGTCGCGCACGGGGTGTACGTGACCGATCAGGTGTCGTTGCGGGTGACCGATCTCGCGGTGCGCGGGCAGGTGATGACCCGGTTGCGCAAGGCGCCGCCCGACGAGCTGGCCGGCGTGCCGGTCGGAGTGGAAGACCTCCTGCCGGAGACGGACGCGTTGCGCATCGCCGGCGGTGGGCTGCGGGTGGTGATCCGCCCGTCGGGGACCGAGCCGAAGTTGAAGTGTTATCTGCAGGTGGCGCGTCCCGTCGGGGACGCAGCCGCGCTGGCCGAAGTGCGAGTGGATGCGACGGGGACGATGACCGCGTTGCGCCGCGACGTCGAGGCTCTGCTGGCTTGATCACGTGCCGCCCGCGTTGCGGCGCGGCCGGCACCGCGGACAGCTCGAGGCCCCGGGAGAACCGTGACAGTTCTCAACCGGGGCCTCGAGTATCAAGTTGTGTTCGGCGGTGTCCTACTCTCCCACACCCGCGGGGGTGCAGTACCATCGGCGCTGGCAGGCTTAGCTTCCGGGTTCGGAATGGGACCGGGCGTTTCCCTACCGCCATGACCACCGAAACTCTCCGAAACAACACCAGAGCGTTTCCAGTCCGGTGTGGTGTCTCAGAGTTGCAGAGCGGATGCGTAGCAGCTTTGTGGGCAAGTCCTCGGCCTATTAGTACCAGTCCACTCAAAAACACATTACTGTGCGTCCATGTCTGGCCTATCAACCCAATCGTCTCTTGGGGGCCTTAACCCACAAAGGGGTGGGAGACCTCATCTAGGAACAGGCTTCCCGCTTAGATGCCTTCAGCGGTTATCCCTTCCGAACGTAGCTAACCAGCCATGCCACTGGCGTGACAACTGGCATACCAGAGGTTCGTCCGTCCCGGTCCTCTCGTACTAGGGACAGCCTTCCTCAAGTCTCCTACGCGCGCGGCGGATAGGGACCGAACTGTCTCACGACGTTCTAAACCCAGCTCGCGTGCCGCTTTAATGGGCGAACAGCCCAACCCTTGGGACCTACTCCGGCCCCAGGATGCGACGAGCCGACATCGAGGTGCCAAACCATGCCGTCGATATGGACTCTTGGGCAAGATCAGCCTGTTATCCCCGGGGTACCTTTTATCCGTTGAGCGACATCCCTTCCACCAGGAGATGCCGGATCACTAGTCCCTGCTTTCGCACCTGCTCGACCCGTCAGTCTCACAGTCAAGCTCCCTTGTGCACTTACACTCAACACCTGATTGCCAACCAGGCTGAGGGAACCTTTGGGCGCCTCCGTTACCTTTTAGGAGGCAACCGCCCCAGTTAAACTACCCACCAGGCACTGTCCCTGAACCCGATCAGGGTCCTAGGTTAGATTCCCAATCCGACCAGAGTGGTATTTCAACAACGACTCCACCCGAACTAGCGTCCAAGCTTCACAGTCTCCCACCTATCCTACACAAGCCGAACCGAAAACCAATACCAAGCTATAGTAAAGGTCCCGGGGTCTTTCCGTCCTGCCGCGCGTAACGAGCATCTTTACTCGTAGTGCAATTTCACCGGGCCTGTGGTTGAGACAGCCGGAAAGTCGTTACGCCATTCGTGCAGGTCGGAACTTACCCGACAAGGAATTTCGCTACCTTAGGATGGTTATAGTTACCACCGCCGTTTACTGGCGCTTAAATTCTCAGCTTCGCCCCCCAAAGAGAGCTAACCGGTCCTCTTAACGTTCCAGCACCGGGCAGGCGTCAGTCCATATACCTCGTCTTACGACTTCGCATGGACCTGTGTTTTTAGTAAACAGTCGCTTTCCGCTGGTCTCTGCGGCCAACTCACCCTAGCCCGCACGGGGCTTCAAGTGCTTTGGCCCCCCTTCTCCCGAAGTTACGGGGGCATTTTGCCGAGTTCCTTAACCACAGTTCACCCGACCGCCTTAGTATTCTCTACCTGACCACCTGTGTCGGTTTGGGGTACGGGCCGCACATGTTCTCGCTAGAGGCTTTTCTCGGCAGCATAGGATCACCCTACTTCACCTCAACGGCTACGCATCACGTCTCAGGCTACACAAGCGGCGGATTTACCTACCACTCACCCTACACGCTTACACCAGTACAACCACTCACTGGCGGAGCTACCTTCCTGCGTCACCCCATCGCTTGACTACTACACACTCAGGTCCCGCGCGTCCCCGATCAACTCCGAAGAGCCTCACAGTTCAGGGCGGTTAGTATCATGCACCTCGTCATGGGCGAACATACGCGGGTACGGGAATATCAACCCGTTGTCCATCGACTACGCCTGTCGGCCTCGCCTTAGGTCCCGACTTACCCTGGGCAGATTAACTTGACCCAGGAACCCTTGGTCATCCGGCGGCAGAGGTTCTCACTCTGCATTCGCTACTCATGCCTGCATTCTCACTCCCACACCCTCCACCACTCGCTTCCACGGTGGCTTCCCTGGATGCAGGACGCTCCCCTACCCAACAACACCACTGCACAACACTCACAAAGAGCGAAGTGGATGTAAATGTGTCATTGACACGGCTTCGGCGGTGTACTTCAGCCCCGCTACATTATCGGCGCAGGACCACTTGACCAGTGAGCTATTACGCACTCTTTCAAGGATGGCTGCTTCTAAGCCAACCTCCTGGTTGTCTCGGCGACCCCACATCCTTTCCCACTAAGCACACACTTAGGGGCCTTAGCCGGTGTTCTGGGCTGTTTCCCTCTCGACGACGAAGCTTATCCCCCGCCGTCTCACTGCCGCACTCTCACGTGATGGTATTCGGAGTTTGGTTGACTTCGGTAACCCGGTAAGGCCCCTAGGCCATCCAGTAGCTCTACCCCCACCACGAAACATGCGACGCTGCACCTAAATGCATTTCGGGGAGAACCAGCTATCACGGAGTTTGATTGGCCTTTCACCCCTACCCACAACTCATCCCCCAGGTTTTCAACCCTGGTGGGTTCGGCCCTCCACGAGGTCTTACCCTCGCTTCAGCCTGGCCATGGGTAGATCACTCCGCTTCGGGTCTAGACCACGCGACTCCACGCCCTATTCAGACTCGCTTTCGCTACGGCTACCCCACACGGGTTAACCTCGCCACGCAGCACTAACTCGCAGGCTCATTCTTCAAAAGGCACGCCATCACAAACACAAGTTCGCTCTGACGGCTTGTAGGCACACGGTTTCAGGTACTCTTTCACTCCCCTCCCGGGGTACTTTTCATCTTTCCCTCACGGTACTCGTCCGCTATCGGTCACCAGGAAGTATTTAGGCTTACCGAGTGGTCCCGGCAGATTCACAGCAAATTCCACGAGCTCGCTGCTACTCGGGAACACCAACACACCACACCAACACAGCTTTCGCGTACGGGACTCTCACCCACTCCGGTCCACCATCCCAGGCGGTTCCACTAGCCATGCAGCACGATGCCAGAAGTGTCAGCTCCTGGAAGTCAGGTCCCACAACCCCGCACACACAACCCCTGACAGGTATCACATGCGCACGGTTTAGCCTCCTCCGCTTTCGCTCGCCACTACTCACGGAATCACTAAGTGTTTTCTCTTCCTACGGGTACTGAGATGTTTCACTTCCCCGCGTTCCCTCCACGCACCCTATATATTCAGATGCGGGTAACACCTCATAACAGGTGCTGGGTTTCCCCATTCGGACACCCTCGGATCACAGCTCGGTTGACAGCTCCCCGAGGCTTATCGCAGCCTCCCACGTCCTTCATCGGCTCCTGATGCCAAGACATCCACCATGTGCCCTTAACAACTTGACCACAAAGATGCTCGCATCCACTCTGCAATTCTCAAACACCACACCCAGAAACAACACACGTGTTGCCTCAGGACCCAACAGCGTACCCATGAGCACCCACCGATCCGGCCAGCCATGCCGTTCCACACTCCCCGAAAGAAGCAGTACTAAACCATCACCACACCATCACGATGAGCATCAGCCAGCCGTCCACAATTCCTCGAGCGTCTGAGCAGGACCACACGCGGGCCCTAGACTCAGCCACCCCACCCACCGAAACCGGTGAGCGGATGTGTTGTGCTCCTTAGAAAGGAGGTGATCCAGCCGCACCTTCCGGTACGGCTACCTTGTTACGACTTCGTCCCAATCGCCAGTCCCACCTTCGACCACTCCCTCCCACAAGGGGTTGGGCCATGGGCTTCGGGTGTTACCGACTTTCATGACGTGACGGGCGGTGTGTACAAGGCCCGGGAACGTATTCACCGCAGCGTTGCTGATCTGCGATTACTAGCGACTCCGACTTCACGCAGTCGAGTTGCAGACTGCGATCCGAACTGAGACCGGCTTTAAGGGATTCGCTCCACCTCACGGTATCGCAGCCCTCTGTACCAGCCATTGTAGCATGTGTGAAGCCCTGGACATAAGGGGCATGATGACTTGACGTCATCCCCACCTTCCTCCGAGTTGACCCCGGCAGTCTCCCGCGAGTCCCCGCCATTACGCGCTGGCAACACAGGACAAGGGTTGCGCTCGTTGCGGGACTTAACCCAACATCTCACGACACGAGCTGACGACAGCCATGCACCACCTGCACACCGGCCACAAGGGGGCCGACATCTCTGCCGGTTTCCAGTGCATGTCAAGCCCAGGTAAGGTTCTTCGCGTTGCATCGAATTAATCCACATGCTCCGCCGCTTGTGCGGGCCCCCGTCAATTCCTTTGAGTTTTAGCCTTGCGGCCGTACTCCCCAGGCGGGGCGCTTAATGCGTTAGCTACGGCACGGACAACGTGGAAGTCACCCACACCTAGCGCCCAACGTTTACAGCGTGGACTACCAGGGTATCTAATCCTGTTCGCTCCCCACGCTTTCGCTCCTCAGCGTCAGTATCGGCCCAGAGACCCGCCTTCGCCACCGGTGTTCCTCCTGATATCTGCGCATTTCACCGCTACACCAGGAATTCCAGTCTCCCCTACCGAACTCAAGCCTGCCCGTATCCACTGCAGGTCCGGAGTTAAGCCCCGGATTTTCACAGCAGACGCAACAAGCCGCCTACGAGCTCTTTACGCCCAATAATTCCGGACAACGCTTGCACCCTACGTATTACCGCGGCTGCTGGCACGTAGTTAGCCGGTGCTTCTTCTCCAGGTACCGTCACTTACGCTTCGTCCCTGGCGAAAGAGGTTTACAACCCGAAGGCCGTCATCCCTCACGCGGCGTCGCTGCATCAGGCTTCCGCCCATTGTGCAATATTCCCCACTGCTGCCTCCCGTAGGAGTCTGGGCCGTGTCTCAGTCCCAGTGTGGCCGGACACCCTCTCAGGCCGGCTACCCGTCGTCGCCTTGGTAGGCCATCACCCCACCAACAAGCTGATAGGCCGCGGGCCCATCCCGTACCGCCGAAACTTTCCACCCACCACCATGCGGTGCCAGGTCGTATCCGGTATTAGACCCCGTTTCCAGGGCTTATCCCAAAGTACAGGGCAGGTTACCCACGTGTTACTCACCCGTTCGCCACTCATCCACCCAGCAAGCTGGGCTTCAGCGTTCGACTTGCATGTGTTAAGCACGCCGCCAGCGTTCGTCCTGAGCCAGGATCAAACTCTCCAACAATGCTAGAAAATCGATCCGGCTATAATTCATAGCCTCAAAGGAACCCACAAAGGGTTCTAGCTAATCAAACTGGCTTTAGCTCATCAATACACTGTTGAGTTCTCAAACAACACGTCTTGTCGTGTCACCCGACCAAACCCGAAGCACAAAGCCCTACGACTTCGAACTCACTGTGGTTTCGTCCAGCGGCGGCCACCCACTCTACCACCCGAGGTGGGAGCTTGGTTCGTGACCCCCCGCCCGGTTTCCCGTTCCCTTGGGGCTTTTCTTCCCCGCCGGCCCGGTCTCCCTGGCGACGAAGAGAAGATTACATGCCCGGAAATGGGGCCCGCACAGGGGGGTCCCATAACGGTAAATGCGCTGATCAACCGCCTGCCGAGGACGCGGCACCGTCGGTACGCGGAACCTCCGAGCGGTTGCACCGGCGCGCCGACCGCGGCACGCTCCTCAGGCGTGCCCACGTTGCTGCTCGTGCACCACACGCCCTCGCCGAACGTGCAAGCCATGTTCGAAGCCGTCGTCTCCGGCGCGACGACCGACGAGATCGAGGGGGTGACCGTCGTCCGGCGGGCGGCGCTCGCGGCCACCGCGACCGACGTTCTCGAAGCCGACGGCTACCTGCTCGGGACCACGGCGAACCTCGGCTACATGGCGGGCGCGCTCAAGCACTTCTTCGACCAGGTCTACTACCCGTGCCTGGACTCGACGCGCGGTCGGCCGTTCGGGTGTTACGTGCACGGCGGCAGTGACGTCTCCGGGACGGTCCGGGGCATCGAGTCGATCACCACGGGGCTGGGCTGGGTGAAGGCGGCGGAGTTCGTCACCGTGACCGGTGCACCGTCGAAGGCCGACCTCGAGAAGTGCTGGGAGCTGGGTGCGACGGTCGCGGCCGGCCTGATGGAATAACAGGGTTACGTAACGGTGTTACGATCCTCGTAGGTCTCCTCGAAAGGAACTCGCGATGATCGTCCTGTCCGGTCCCACCCAGCTGTTCACCGTGATCGCGCTCGTCTCGCTGCCGACCGTGATGTTCGGCGGGTACTCGCTGCTCGCCCTGCTCCGCAAACGCACGCTCACCGCGGAGCAGCGTGCCTACTTCCGCGCCGGCCACGCGCATGCGGGGGTGCTGCTCGTGCTGGCGCTGGTCACCCTGCAGCTGGTCGCCGCCGGGGGGCTCGGTGCCACCGGGCAGTGGATCGTGTCCGTCCTGCTGCTGATCGGGATCCTCGGCCAGTCGGGCGGGTTGTTCCTGCACCTGCTGCCCGGCCGGAAGGCGCTCGCGCACGGGGTGACGGTCGGCGGCGCGGTGCTGCTCGCCGCGGCGATGATCACCACCGCCGTCGGCGTGGCGGTGGCCTGAGCGGGACGCCCAGGCCACCGGACCTCACCTGCCGACGGTGCGGGCCAGGGCCGCCGGGTAGCGCTCCCCCGCCACGGCGTCCGCCGGGACCGCCGCCTCGATCCGCTCGACGTCCTCGCCGGACAGTTCGAGTGTCGCGGCGGCGACGTTCTCCTCCAGGTACCGGCGGCGCTTCGTCCCGGGGATCGGCACCACGTCGGGACCCTGGTGCTGCACCCAGGCGAGCGCCAGCTGCCCGGCGGTCACGCCCTTCTCCTCCGCCAGCTTCCGCAACGCCTCGACGATGCGCAGGTTCCGGTCGAGGTTGCCCTCGGCGAACCGCGGCAGGTTGCGGCGCATGTCGTCGGCGGGCAGCTCGTCCGCCTTGGTGATGCGCCGGTCAGGAAGCCGCGCCCGAGCGGCGAGAACGGCACGATCCCGATGCCCAGCTCGCGGCAGGCCGGCACCACCTCGTCCTCGATCCCCCGGGTCCACAGGCTCCATTCACTCTGCAGCGCGGTCACCGGGTGGACGGCGTGCGCCCGGCGGATCGTGTCCGCGGACGCCTCCGAAATGCCGAGGTAGCGGACCTTGCCCTGGGCGACCAGCTCGGACAGCGCACCCCACGTCTCCTCGACCGGCACGTCCGGATCGACCCGGTGCTGGTAGTAGAGGTCGATGTGGTCCACGTTCAGGCGGCGCAGCGAACGCTCGGCGCACTGGCGCACGTAGGCCGCGTCCCCGCGCACCTGCTGCCCGTCATCGTCGCGGCGGATGCCGAACTTGGTGGCGAGCACGACCCGGTCGCGCCGGCCGGCGATCGCGCGGCCGACCAGCTCCTCGTTCGCGCCGTCGCCGTAGACGTCGGCCGTGTCCAGCAGGCTCACGCCCAGCTCCAGGGCGCGGTGGATGGTGGCGATCGACTCCGCCTCGTTGTCGCGCACGCCGTACGCCTGGCTCATCCCCATGCAGCCCAGGCCCTGCGCGCCGACCTCCAGCCCGCCCAGCTTCCTCGTGCCGATCACGCGGAGATCTCCTCCCGGACGGCACCGGGGATGCGGGCGCAGATCCGGTCGTAGTTGTCGATCTTGTAGTCGAGGACGTCCAGGCACGCCTGGAGCTCCGCGATGCGCCCGGCGACCGAGTGGCGCTGCTCGACGAGGATCGCGCGGCGGCGGGCCACCCCCGCGTCACCGGCCTGCCGCAGCTGCGCGTACTCCCGCATCATTCTGATCGGCATGCCGGTCGTGCGGAGCTTGGTGAGGAACTCCAGCCACGCGAGGTCGTCGTCGGAGTAGACCCGCCTGCCCGCCGCGTCCCGGGCCGGCGGCGCGACGAGCTTGATGCGCTCGTAGTAGCGGAGGGTGTCGATCGACAGCCCGCTGCGACGTGCGGCTTCCGCTATCGAGTAGCTCATGAGGCGACAGTACGACCTGGAGTGCGCTCCAGGTCAAATCCGGACCCGCGGGATCGGTAACAGCGTTGCGATAACCTGGGAGCATGCCGAGACCCCGCACACACGACGAAGCGCTCCGGCTG
The sequence above is a segment of the Amycolatopsis viridis genome. Coding sequences within it:
- a CDS encoding phospho-sugar mutase, producing the protein MTRLPPELRDRAIRWIADDVDPAARHELQTVLAAAMSGSADAVADLADRMAGPLEFGTAGLRGPVRAGPNGMNTAVVVRTTAGVASWLAAHGKAGQVVVVGRDARHGSAEFAAATAEVLHAAGFDVRVLPRPLPTPVLAFAAKHLGTAAAVQITASHNPPLDNGYKLYDDSAIQIVPPADAEIEAAIAGAPGAVSVPRQAGATVLGEEVLDAYLDRVAQVPRSTARGLRVAATALHGVGAEVLRAALSRAGFTDVHLVAEQSDPDPDFPTVSFPNPEEPGATDLLLALAAEVGADLAIALDPDADRCAVGVPDAGGRWRMLRGDETGVLLGEYVLSTTTNPDPLVATTIVSAAMLGDIARAHGARYAETLTGFKWLTRSGDGLVFAYEEALGLCVNPDFVRDKDGIAAATLACDLAAKLKAEGRSLLDELDRLAVAHGVYVTDQVSLRVTDLAVRGQVMTRLRKAPPDELAGVPVGVEDLLPETDALRIAGGGLRVVIRPSGTEPKLKCYLQVARPVGDAAALAEVRVDATGTMTALRRDVEALLA
- a CDS encoding flavodoxin family protein: MPTLLLVHHTPSPNVQAMFEAVVSGATTDEIEGVTVVRRAALAATATDVLEADGYLLGTTANLGYMAGALKHFFDQVYYPCLDSTRGRPFGCYVHGGSDVSGTVRGIESITTGLGWVKAAEFVTVTGAPSKADLEKCWELGATVAAGLME
- a CDS encoding MerR family transcriptional regulator translates to MSYSIAEAARRSGLSIDTLRYYERIKLVAPPARDAAGRRVYSDDDLAWLEFLTKLRTTGMPIRMMREYAQLRQAGDAGVARRRAILVEQRHSVAGRIAELQACLDVLDYKIDNYDRICARIPGAVREEISA